A genomic segment from Lutibacter sp. A80 encodes:
- a CDS encoding 3-hydroxyacyl-CoA dehydrogenase/enoyl-CoA hydratase family protein — protein MKRPIKKVAVIGSGIMGSGIACHFANIGVEVLLLDIIPRELSEAEKLKGLTLENKTVRNRLVNNSLKASLKSKPSPIYNQKFASRISTGNLEDDLHKIKDVDWIIEVVIERLDIKKSVFEKIEKYRKPGTLITSNTSGIPISYMNEGRSEDFQQHFAVTHFFNPPRYLKLFEVVPGPNCKQDVTDFLMMYGEKFLGKTSVLAKDTPAFIGNRVGIFGIMSLFHQVKELGLTVEEVDKLTGPVIGRPKSATFRTVDVVGLDTLVHVANGIYENCPNDEAHELFKLPTFINTMMENKWLGSKTKQGFYKKVVEGGKKSILSLDLDTLEYRPNKRAKFATLELTKTIDKVIDRFKVLVKGKDKAGEFYRKNFAAMFGYVQNRIPEISDELYRLDDAMKAGFGWEHGPFQIWDAIGVEKGIELMQAENIPVATWVTEMVASGNKSFYTICDGANYYYDIPSKEQVKIPGQDSFIILDNIREAKTIWSNSGASIQHLGDGVLNVEFQSKMNTLGGEVLQAINKGIDLAETEYNAVILGNQAANFTVGANLAMVFMMAIEQEYDELNFSVKYFQDTVMRLRYSSCPTLITPHGYTFGGGCELSMHADKVIAAAETYIGLVEFGVGIIPGGAGSKEMALRASEGVLKDDVKLNKLRDYFINVAMAKVATSAYEGYDLGFLKEHKDLVVVNKNRQIATAKRHAIQMLEDGYTQPVPKKVQVYGQQALGMFLVGTDSLEKGHYASEHDKKIANKLGYVMAGGDLSETTMVSEQYLLDLEREAFMSLMTERKTLERIEHMLKTGKPLRN, from the coding sequence ATGAAAAGACCAATTAAAAAAGTTGCAGTAATAGGTTCCGGTATTATGGGATCTGGTATTGCATGTCATTTTGCAAACATTGGTGTTGAAGTTTTGCTGCTCGATATAATTCCACGTGAATTATCCGAAGCTGAAAAATTAAAAGGCTTAACACTTGAAAACAAAACTGTTAGAAACAGACTTGTAAATAACAGCTTAAAGGCTTCCTTAAAATCGAAGCCCTCTCCTATTTACAATCAGAAATTTGCTAGCAGAATTTCTACAGGAAATTTAGAAGACGATTTGCACAAAATTAAAGATGTAGATTGGATTATTGAAGTTGTAATTGAGCGATTAGATATTAAAAAATCAGTTTTTGAAAAAATTGAAAAATATCGTAAACCCGGAACTTTAATAACATCAAACACTTCTGGAATTCCTATTAGTTATATGAACGAAGGAAGAAGTGAAGATTTTCAACAACATTTTGCAGTAACACACTTTTTTAATCCACCACGTTATTTAAAACTATTTGAAGTAGTTCCTGGTCCAAATTGTAAACAAGATGTAACCGACTTTTTAATGATGTATGGAGAGAAATTCTTAGGAAAAACTTCGGTTTTAGCAAAAGATACTCCTGCCTTTATTGGAAATAGAGTTGGTATTTTTGGAATTATGAGTCTTTTTCATCAAGTAAAAGAATTAGGCTTAACTGTTGAAGAAGTTGATAAATTAACCGGTCCAGTTATTGGCCGCCCAAAATCTGCCACGTTTAGAACTGTTGATGTTGTCGGTTTAGACACCTTAGTACATGTTGCTAATGGAATTTATGAAAATTGTCCAAACGATGAGGCTCACGAACTATTTAAACTTCCTACATTTATTAATACAATGATGGAAAACAAATGGCTTGGAAGTAAAACCAAACAAGGTTTTTACAAAAAAGTTGTTGAAGGTGGTAAAAAATCAATTCTATCTTTAGATTTAGATACTTTAGAATATCGCCCAAATAAGAGAGCTAAATTTGCCACTTTAGAACTCACAAAAACCATTGATAAAGTTATTGATCGCTTTAAAGTATTGGTAAAAGGAAAAGACAAAGCTGGTGAATTTTATAGAAAGAATTTCGCAGCAATGTTTGGCTATGTTCAAAATAGAATTCCTGAAATTTCAGATGAATTATATAGACTAGATGATGCTATGAAAGCTGGTTTTGGTTGGGAACACGGACCGTTCCAAATTTGGGATGCCATTGGTGTAGAAAAAGGAATTGAATTAATGCAAGCTGAAAATATTCCTGTTGCAACTTGGGTTACTGAAATGGTTGCTAGCGGAAATAAATCTTTTTACACCATTTGTGATGGGGCCAACTATTATTATGACATTCCTTCAAAAGAACAAGTTAAAATTCCGGGACAAGATAGTTTTATAATTCTTGATAATATTAGAGAAGCTAAAACCATTTGGTCTAATTCAGGTGCTTCTATTCAACATTTAGGAGATGGCGTTTTAAACGTAGAATTTCAATCTAAAATGAATACGCTTGGTGGTGAAGTTTTACAAGCTATTAATAAAGGAATTGATTTAGCTGAAACCGAATACAACGCTGTAATTCTTGGAAACCAAGCTGCTAATTTTACAGTAGGTGCCAATTTAGCTATGGTATTTATGATGGCTATTGAACAAGAATACGATGAACTAAACTTCTCTGTTAAATATTTTCAAGATACCGTAATGCGTTTACGCTACTCTTCGTGCCCTACATTAATTACACCACACGGCTACACTTTTGGTGGTGGTTGCGAATTAAGTATGCACGCCGATAAAGTTATTGCAGCTGCTGAAACTTATATTGGTTTAGTAGAATTTGGTGTAGGTATTATTCCTGGTGGAGCCGGCTCTAAAGAAATGGCTTTAAGAGCTTCTGAAGGAGTTTTAAAAGATGATGTAAAACTAAATAAATTACGCGATTATTTTATAAATGTAGCAATGGCTAAAGTTGCAACATCTGCGTACGAAGGTTACGATTTAGGTTTCCTAAAAGAACATAAAGATTTAGTTGTGGTTAATAAAAACCGTCAAATTGCAACGGCAAAACGTCATGCAATTCAAATGCTTGAAGATGGCTATACACAACCTGTTCCTAAAAAAGTACAAGTTTACGGACAACAAGCTTTAGGAATGTTTTTAGTTGGAACGGATAGTTTAGAAAAAGGACATTATGCTTCTGAACACGACAAAAAAATAGCTAATAAATTAGGTTATGTTATGGCTGGTGGAGATTTATCTGAAACAACTATGGTTTCAGAACAATACCTATTAGATCTTGAACGTGAAGCTTTTATGAGTTTAATGACCGAACGTAAAACATTAGAACGTATTGAGCATATGTTAAAAACAGGGAAACCATTACGTAATTAA
- a CDS encoding sigma-54 dependent transcriptional regulator gives MPQILIIEDESAIRRVLTKIISEENETYQVEEAEDGLVGIEMISKSDYDLVLCDIKMPKMDGVEVLEKAKKIKPEIPIVMISGHGDLDTAVNTMRLGAFDYISKPPDLNRLLNTVRNALDRKELIVQNKILKKKVSKKYEMIGNSNAISHIKDMIEKVAPTDARVLITGPNGTGKELVAHWLHEKSDRTKAPMIEVNCAAIPSELIESELFGHIKGSFTGANKDRAGKFEAANGGTIFLDEIGDMSLSAQAKVLRALQENKISRVGSDKDIKVNVRVIAATNKNLKKEIEDGKFREDLYHRLAVILIEVPPLNERRDDIPLLINFFAAQVAKEQGTAIKTFSDKAIKLLQEYSWTGNIRELRNVVERLIILGEKVISENDVKLFASK, from the coding sequence ATGCCACAAATATTAATAATTGAAGACGAATCAGCAATTCGAAGAGTATTAACAAAAATTATTTCAGAAGAAAATGAAACATATCAAGTAGAAGAAGCAGAAGATGGTTTGGTGGGAATTGAAATGATTTCAAAATCGGATTACGATTTGGTACTTTGTGATATAAAAATGCCTAAAATGGACGGTGTTGAGGTTTTAGAAAAGGCTAAAAAAATAAAACCTGAAATTCCAATAGTTATGATTTCTGGACACGGAGATCTTGATACAGCTGTAAATACAATGCGTTTAGGTGCATTTGATTATATTTCAAAACCGCCAGATTTAAACCGTTTATTAAATACAGTTAGAAACGCACTTGACAGAAAAGAACTAATTGTTCAAAATAAAATTTTAAAGAAAAAAGTAAGCAAAAAATATGAGATGATTGGTAATAGTAATGCCATATCTCATATAAAAGATATGATTGAAAAAGTGGCTCCAACAGACGCTAGAGTTTTAATTACTGGGCCAAATGGTACAGGTAAAGAGCTTGTAGCCCATTGGTTACACGAAAAAAGTGATAGAACAAAAGCACCAATGATTGAAGTAAACTGTGCGGCTATCCCTTCAGAATTAATAGAAAGTGAATTATTTGGGCATATAAAAGGTTCGTTTACAGGAGCAAATAAAGATAGAGCAGGTAAATTTGAAGCCGCAAATGGTGGAACAATTTTTTTAGATGAAATTGGAGATATGAGTCTCTCTGCTCAAGCAAAAGTGTTAAGAGCACTACAAGAAAATAAAATTTCAAGAGTTGGTAGTGATAAAGATATTAAAGTTAATGTTAGAGTAATTGCGGCTACAAATAAAAACTTAAAAAAAGAAATTGAAGATGGAAAGTTTAGAGAAGATTTATACCATAGATTGGCAGTAATTTTAATTGAAGTACCGCCTTTAAATGAAAGAAGAGATGATATTCCTTTATTAATTAACTTTTTTGCTGCACAAGTTGCAAAAGAACAAGGTACTGCAATAAAAACTTTTTCAGATAAAGCTATAAAATTATTACAAGAATATAGTTGGACAGGAAATATACGAGAATTAAGAAATGTAGTTGAACGTCTTATTATTCTTGGCGAAAAAGTGATTTCTGAAAATGATGTAAAACTCTTTGCTAGTAAATAG
- a CDS encoding four helix bundle protein, protein MHKIEDLKIWQKSMKLTKLVYNAVANLPSNEKYGLISQIKRSSISIPSNITEGAGRNSNKEFKYFLGVANGSSYKLQTQLTLTIG, encoded by the coding sequence ATGCACAAAATTGAAGATTTAAAAATTTGGCAAAAATCAATGAAACTGACAAAGTTAGTTTACAATGCCGTTGCAAACCTTCCTTCTAATGAAAAATACGGATTAATTTCTCAAATAAAAAGAAGTTCTATTTCAATACCTTCTAATATTACTGAAGGTGCTGGAAGGAATTCAAATAAAGAATTTAAATATTTTTTGGGTGTTGCTAATGGTTCTTCATACAAACTTCAAACTCAACTAACTTTAACTATTGGCTAG
- a CDS encoding ABC transporter permease translates to MDKLKLIIKREFLAKVKNKSFIVMTILSPLLMVALTGLIIFLNVKNSEDVKTIAFVDQSNLLESVFTDSNSTKYVDLTALGIDEARKQTEGNYYGVLYIPKNDSLNILAKDIAFYSEDAPSLSLLNEIENKLEKKIRDLKIEQLNFDVEKIKATETDVSITTENFSGEKSSKIGSILRMFAGGGFGYLIFMFIIIYGTSVMRSVIEEKTSRIIEVIISSVKPFQLMLGKILGNALAGILQFIIWMISAGFLMYIFSLFFGPESATTATAIDQMNPEITQQFQETVMSDIQIAFMEVRNLPILTMFFSFIIYFIGGYLIYSSIYAAIGAAVDSETDTQQFMMPVLMPLVIAIYVGFSVIENPHGPIALAFSLFPLTSPIVMLMRIPFGVPMWQIITSMVLLIGTFILIVWFAAKIYRVGILMYGKKPSYKELYKWLKY, encoded by the coding sequence ATGGATAAATTAAAATTGATAATAAAAAGAGAGTTTTTGGCAAAAGTTAAAAACAAATCGTTTATAGTAATGACTATTTTAAGTCCGCTTTTGATGGTTGCTCTTACCGGATTAATTATATTTTTAAACGTAAAAAATAGTGAAGACGTAAAAACAATAGCATTTGTAGATCAATCTAATTTATTAGAATCTGTATTTACAGATTCAAATTCAACTAAATATGTAGACTTAACAGCTTTAGGTATTGATGAAGCCCGAAAACAAACAGAAGGGAATTATTACGGAGTTTTATATATACCAAAAAATGATAGTTTAAATATACTGGCAAAAGATATTGCATTTTATTCTGAAGATGCGCCAAGTTTGAGTTTGTTGAATGAAATTGAAAATAAATTAGAGAAGAAAATACGTGATTTAAAAATAGAGCAACTTAATTTTGATGTTGAAAAAATAAAAGCAACAGAAACAGATGTTTCAATTACCACCGAAAACTTTTCAGGAGAAAAATCCTCTAAAATAGGTAGTATATTAAGAATGTTTGCAGGTGGTGGATTTGGATATTTAATTTTTATGTTCATTATTATTTATGGTACATCGGTAATGCGTAGTGTAATTGAAGAAAAGACAAGTAGAATTATTGAAGTTATAATTTCATCGGTAAAACCATTTCAGTTAATGTTAGGTAAAATATTAGGAAATGCATTAGCTGGTATTTTACAGTTTATAATTTGGATGATTTCAGCTGGGTTTTTAATGTATATCTTTTCACTCTTTTTTGGACCAGAATCTGCAACAACAGCTACTGCAATTGATCAAATGAACCCTGAAATTACACAGCAATTTCAAGAAACTGTAATGAGTGATATACAAATTGCTTTTATGGAAGTTAGAAATCTACCAATTTTAACAATGTTTTTTTCGTTTATAATATATTTTATTGGAGGTTATTTAATTTACAGTTCTATTTATGCAGCAATTGGAGCTGCAGTAGATAGTGAAACTGATACGCAACAATTTATGATGCCAGTTTTAATGCCTTTAGTTATTGCAATTTATGTTGGTTTTTCTGTAATTGAAAATCCTCATGGGCCAATAGCACTTGCATTTTCATTATTCCCATTAACATCTCCAATAGTTATGTTAATGCGTATTCCTTTTGGTGTACCAATGTGGCAAATTATAACATCTATGGTGCTTTTAATTGGAACATTTATATTAATAGTTTGGTTTGCAGCTAAAATTTATAGAGTAGGAATATTAATGTATGGAAAAAAACCAAGTTATAAAGAATTGTATAAATGGTTGAAATATTAA
- a CDS encoding MarR family winged helix-turn-helix transcriptional regulator: protein MQKEQTIDHVLRATWQAVAKMYNEQASKFDSTMSMAFVLLNIDKVNGTPSTSLGPLMGMEPTSLSRILKNMEEKGAIYREKNPEDGRGVLIKLTSYGLEKRKISKEYVIRFNETVKSQLDPEKIQNFFEVTKTINKLIAEKAIFENVHTK from the coding sequence ATGCAAAAAGAACAAACTATAGATCACGTACTTAGAGCCACTTGGCAAGCAGTGGCAAAAATGTATAACGAACAAGCTTCAAAATTTGATAGTACTATGTCTATGGCATTTGTATTATTAAATATAGATAAAGTAAATGGTACACCTTCTACTTCCTTAGGGCCTTTAATGGGGATGGAACCTACAAGCTTATCTCGTATTTTAAAAAACATGGAAGAAAAAGGTGCTATTTATAGAGAAAAAAACCCTGAAGATGGTCGTGGAGTATTAATAAAATTAACAAGTTATGGTTTAGAAAAAAGAAAAATTTCTAAAGAATATGTTATACGTTTTAACGAAACTGTAAAAAGCCAACTTGATCCTGAAAAAATTCAAAACTTTTTTGAAGTAACTAAAACCATCAATAAATTAATTGCTGAAAAAGCAATTTTTGAAAATGTACATACTAAATAA
- a CDS encoding ABC transporter ATP-binding protein, with translation MKHVLTVENVSKRYGTFTALNNVSISVPKGSVFGLLGPNGAGKTSLIRIINQITLQDKGNIYLDGELLKPEHVQQIGYLPEERGLYKSMKVGEQALYLAQLKGLSKSDAKKKLKYWFEKFDISDWWDKKIQELSKGMAQKVQFIVTVMHTPKLLIFDEPFSGFDPINANLIKDEILKLRDEGASIIFSTHRMESVEELCDYIALIDKSKKILDGKLNTIKEEFKTNQFEVGLSCNDKNAILNEINSTFVTTTSEAIAFNEDLRLTVDLKNTESSKDLIQFLNNKAQITHFTEIIPSANDIFLKAVANNG, from the coding sequence ATGAAACATGTTTTAACGGTTGAAAATGTAAGTAAACGTTATGGAACTTTTACAGCATTAAATAACGTTTCAATTTCTGTACCTAAAGGAAGTGTTTTTGGACTATTAGGTCCAAATGGAGCGGGAAAAACCTCGCTAATTAGAATTATTAATCAAATAACTTTACAAGATAAAGGTAATATATATTTAGATGGTGAACTACTTAAACCTGAGCATGTACAACAGATAGGTTATTTGCCCGAAGAACGAGGTTTATATAAAAGTATGAAGGTTGGTGAGCAAGCTTTATATTTGGCACAACTTAAAGGCTTGTCTAAATCTGATGCCAAAAAGAAACTGAAATATTGGTTTGAAAAGTTTGATATTAGTGATTGGTGGGACAAGAAAATTCAGGAACTTTCTAAAGGTATGGCGCAAAAAGTACAATTTATTGTTACTGTTATGCATACGCCTAAATTATTGATTTTTGATGAACCTTTTAGTGGTTTTGATCCAATAAATGCAAATTTAATAAAAGATGAAATCTTAAAATTACGAGATGAAGGCGCAAGTATTATTTTTTCAACCCATAGAATGGAATCAGTTGAAGAATTATGTGATTATATAGCGCTAATAGATAAGTCTAAGAAAATTTTAGATGGAAAATTAAATACAATTAAAGAAGAATTTAAAACGAATCAGTTTGAAGTCGGCTTGTCTTGTAACGATAAAAATGCAATTTTAAATGAAATAAATTCAACATTTGTTACAACAACTTCAGAAGCAATAGCATTTAATGAAGATCTTCGTTTAACTGTAGATTTAAAAAATACAGAATCTTCAAAAGATTTAATTCAATTCTTAAATAATAAGGCACAAATCACCCATTTTACTGAAATTATTCCAAGTGCTAATGATATATTTTTAAAAGCTGTAGCAAATAATGGATAA
- a CDS encoding mechanosensitive ion channel family protein, with protein sequence MEKIIELLNYEIELTNNIQISVKAILLVTITLIITSLILRFFKKIITEKLSNDDKIKFGSLFSYSKWLIYVVIILTTFHNIGVNITAVFAASAALLVGVGLALQTLFQDIISGIFIIIDHSVQVGDIIELDGKVGRVEEIKLRTTRAVTIDNKVLIIPNHLYLTNSLYNWTANGKETREDISIGVAYGSDIQLVKKLLIEAANSHPSVIPVPEPLVLFMNFGDSSLDFKLIFTLNNSFEGIIPKSDIRFKIDALFREHNISIPFPQRDVHFNKTEI encoded by the coding sequence ATGGAAAAAATAATAGAGTTGTTAAATTATGAAATTGAACTTACTAACAATATACAAATATCTGTTAAGGCAATTCTATTAGTAACCATCACTTTAATTATAACGTCATTAATTTTAAGATTTTTTAAAAAGATAATTACTGAAAAACTGTCTAATGATGATAAAATAAAATTTGGTTCATTATTTTCTTACAGTAAATGGCTTATTTATGTTGTAATTATTTTAACTACTTTTCATAATATTGGAGTTAATATAACTGCCGTTTTTGCAGCATCAGCAGCGTTATTAGTAGGTGTTGGTTTGGCATTACAGACCTTGTTTCAAGATATTATCTCTGGAATTTTTATTATAATAGATCATTCTGTTCAGGTAGGTGATATTATAGAGTTAGATGGTAAAGTAGGGAGAGTTGAAGAGATTAAGTTAAGAACAACTAGAGCTGTAACTATAGATAATAAAGTACTAATTATTCCAAATCATTTATACTTAACTAATAGCCTGTATAATTGGACAGCAAACGGTAAAGAAACAAGAGAAGACATTTCAATAGGTGTAGCTTACGGTAGTGATATTCAATTAGTGAAAAAATTATTGATTGAGGCTGCCAATTCGCATCCAAGTGTTATTCCAGTACCCGAACCTTTGGTATTATTTATGAATTTTGGAGACAGCTCGCTAGATTTTAAATTAATTTTCACATTAAATAATAGTTTTGAAGGAATAATCCCAAAAAGTGATATTCGTTTTAAAATTGATGCTCTTTTTAGAGAACATAATATTTCAATTCCATTTCCTCAAAGAGATGTTCATTTTAATAAGACTGAAATTTAA
- a CDS encoding co-chaperone YbbN: MFQELTEDNLEQIVADNKTVVVQYAATWCGNCRIMKPKFKKLATENPDAVFVIADAEKFPNTRKLATVDNLPTFATFKAGAFVNQVQTNKFEILKDLVNEVTSN; encoded by the coding sequence ATGTTTCAAGAATTAACAGAAGATAATCTAGAGCAAATAGTAGCTGATAATAAAACTGTAGTTGTACAATATGCGGCAACATGGTGTGGTAATTGTAGAATTATGAAACCAAAGTTTAAAAAATTAGCAACTGAAAATCCAGATGCTGTTTTTGTAATTGCAGATGCAGAAAAATTTCCAAATACGCGTAAATTAGCTACTGTAGATAATTTACCCACGTTTGCAACTTTTAAAGCAGGAGCTTTTGTAAATCAAGTACAAACAAATAAATTTGAAATTTTAAAAGACTTAGTAAATGAAGTTACCAGTAATTAA
- a CDS encoding peroxiredoxin yields MATAVGKKFPDLNVDAMNEMGDTFKVNVLEEAINNNKKVLLFWYPKDFTFVCPTELHAFQEALGEFEKRNTIVIGASCDTPEVHFAWLNAPKDNGGIEGVTYPILADSNRNLSSILGILDITEETFDEETGTVQVKGDNVTYRATYLIDEDGLVFHEGINHMPVGRNVNEYLRLIDAYTHVQKNGEVCPANWEEGKDAMSPNAKGTAEYLASH; encoded by the coding sequence ATGGCAACAGCTGTAGGTAAAAAATTTCCAGATTTAAATGTAGACGCAATGAACGAAATGGGTGATACATTTAAAGTTAATGTATTAGAAGAAGCAATTAATAATAATAAGAAAGTATTATTATTTTGGTATCCAAAAGATTTTACATTTGTTTGTCCAACTGAATTACACGCTTTTCAAGAAGCATTAGGTGAATTTGAAAAAAGAAATACAATTGTAATAGGAGCTTCATGTGATACTCCTGAAGTACATTTTGCATGGTTAAATGCACCAAAAGATAATGGAGGTATTGAAGGTGTTACTTACCCAATTTTAGCAGATAGTAATCGTAATTTATCTAGTATTTTAGGTATTTTAGATATTACAGAAGAAACTTTTGATGAAGAAACTGGAACTGTTCAGGTAAAAGGAGATAACGTAACTTATAGAGCTACTTATTTAATTGATGAAGACGGATTGGTTTTTCATGAAGGAATTAACCATATGCCAGTTGGTAGAAATGTAAACGAATACTTACGTTTAATTGATGCTTACACACATGTTCAAAAAAATGGAGAAGTTTGTCCAGCAAACTGGGAAGAAGGAAAAGATGCAATGTCTCCAAATGCTAAAGGAACAGCTGAATATTTAGCTTCACACTAA
- a CDS encoding acetyl-CoA C-acyltransferase, producing the protein MKTAYIVQGYRTAVGKAPKGVFRFKRPDELAAETIEHLLKDVPQLDKHRIDDVIVGNAMPEAEQGLNIGRLISLMGLKTEDVPGMTVNRYCASGLETVSIAAAKIQSGMADCIIAGGVESMSYIPMGGYRPVPNYKTAKAGNEDYYWGMGLTAEAVANQFKVSREDQDEFSFNSHMKALKAQENGTFNDDIVPITVENIFLDENGKKQTKNYTISADEGPRKGTSIEALAKLRPVFAQGGSVTAGNSSQMSDGAAFLLVMSEEMVKELNIEPIARMISYAAVGVEPRIMGMGPLKAIPKALKQANLTLNDIELIELNEAFASQSLAVMRELNINQDIVNVNGGAIALGHPLGCTGAKLSVQLFNEMRRRKNKYGIVTMCVGTGQGAAGVYELLK; encoded by the coding sequence ATGAAAACAGCATATATAGTACAAGGATATAGAACAGCAGTTGGGAAAGCGCCAAAAGGAGTTTTTAGGTTTAAAAGACCTGACGAATTAGCCGCAGAAACAATTGAACATTTATTAAAAGATGTTCCACAATTAGACAAACATAGAATTGACGATGTTATTGTTGGAAATGCAATGCCCGAAGCTGAACAAGGCTTAAATATTGGGCGATTAATTTCATTAATGGGATTAAAAACAGAAGACGTTCCTGGAATGACCGTAAATCGTTATTGCGCATCCGGACTTGAAACGGTTAGTATTGCCGCAGCTAAAATTCAATCTGGAATGGCAGATTGTATTATTGCCGGTGGTGTTGAAAGTATGAGTTATATTCCAATGGGTGGATATCGTCCTGTTCCAAATTATAAAACTGCCAAAGCAGGGAACGAAGATTATTATTGGGGAATGGGTTTAACAGCTGAGGCTGTTGCAAATCAATTTAAAGTTTCTAGAGAAGACCAAGATGAATTTTCGTTTAATTCTCATATGAAAGCGTTGAAAGCACAAGAAAATGGAACGTTTAACGATGATATTGTTCCAATTACTGTAGAAAATATTTTTCTAGACGAAAACGGAAAAAAACAAACAAAAAACTATACAATTTCTGCAGATGAAGGACCTAGAAAAGGAACTTCAATAGAAGCATTAGCAAAATTAAGACCTGTATTTGCTCAAGGAGGAAGTGTTACTGCTGGTAACTCATCTCAAATGAGCGATGGAGCTGCATTTTTATTAGTGATGAGTGAAGAAATGGTGAAAGAATTAAACATTGAACCAATAGCACGTATGATTTCTTACGCTGCTGTAGGTGTTGAGCCTCGTATTATGGGAATGGGACCGCTTAAAGCAATTCCAAAAGCATTAAAACAAGCAAACCTTACACTTAACGATATTGAATTAATTGAATTAAATGAAGCTTTTGCATCACAATCTTTAGCTGTTATGCGAGAATTAAACATTAACCAAGATATTGTAAATGTTAACGGTGGAGCTATTGCTTTAGGACATCCACTTGGCTGTACTGGAGCAAAACTTTCAGTACAATTATTTAATGAAATGCGTAGACGCAAAAACAAATACGGTATAGTAACCATGTGCGTTGGTACAGGACAAGGTGCTGCTGGTGTTTACGAATTATTAAAATAA